AATATCATCTTTGTTCAGTACAGCTTCAATAGTCTCAAAATTTCCTGCCGAGATACGTCTTGCAATCTCCAGTTCTTCCTCTTTTGTGTTGTATCCAACAATGAGTTTTAGCATAAATCTGTCTAACTGTGCTTCTGGAAGCTGATACACACCCTCTTGTTCAACAGGGTTTTGTGTAGCCATTACAAAAAACGGCAGATCTAGTTTAAATGATGTATCACCGATTGTCACCTGTTTCTCTTGCATCACTTCTAAAAGAGCCGACTGTACTTTTGCCGGAGCACGGTTGATCTCATCTGCTAGTAAAAGGTTTGTAAAGATTGGACCTTTTTTAATTTTAAACTGATTGTTTTGCGGATCGTATATCTCAGCACCCAAGATATCTGACGGTAATAAGTCTGGGGTAAACTGTGCACGTTTAAAGTCTAAACCTAGAGCTTTTGAGAGTGCGTTTACAGTTGTTGTCTTTGCAAGACCGGGTACACCTTCAATTAGGATATGTCCCTCACATAAAAGTGCTATTAAAAGAGAGTCGATCATCTTCTCTTGACCGACTACAACTTTTGCAACCTCTTTTTTAACTTCTTCAATCTTACTTATCATACCTACCCTACCTAATTTATATAAAGTACTGTAAGTATAATCGTTTGAGGTAAATAATTTCTAAATATTGATATTTAATACTTTATCTAGACCATCTTTTTGAATTTTATCATTCAATTGTCTCACTAAATCTTGGATTGCCACATCATATCCTTGTGAAGATTGCCCAACTAAATGGAACACATTTGATGCTACATTTGCACCTTTATAGTTGCTTGTAACTATACGAAGTTCTGCTCTGGCTAAAGTAAAGCCATATGCATTTGCCTTTGTCACAGAAGTGTTTATAGAGATTTTGTAGTGCATCTTTGAACTTGCAGCATTCACTTTAAAATTTCGTTTGCTTAATGCTTTTGCTATTGGTGCTTTTAGATTTGCCAAATTTGATACTACCGAGAAACTAATATTTGACTGATAATATCTATATTTTTTATCTACACTCTTTAGTGTTTGCAGATAAACTTCCGAATCAAAACGGCTATTTAACTCTTTCATCACAACTAAAGTATGTGGTAAATTCTCTAACTCTTTGTTGAGCTTTTTGTAAAACAGGAACTTACCGAGTGCATCATCATCCAGATTTTTTTCATTTGCCTTTACAAGTGCAACTTTCTGGTCTATCTCATGTTTTAAACTGCTAAAGAGTTTTTGTTTATCCGACTTTATTAACACTGCGTATTTTCTAAAGCCTAAACTTTTTGCCTGAATCACTTCATAGTTACTGATTCTTATCTTTTTAACATCTGAAGATATATCTGACTTGTACACACCTTCATGAGAACTAACACTTCCTTCTCTTACTGTTGTTTTTGCATTGTAGCTTGACGAGATCGAGATACTCAAAGTTGAAGCCATGTAATTTAAAGCATTTGCTATTGCCTCTTCTTTATTTTTCCCTTCGCCGATTGCATACAGGGTTGCACTGTTTGAAAGAGGAGGATTTTGATACCATCCAGGAAGCTCTTGTTTTATAACAATCTTAGGCTCTTTTGTAGCACCACACCCACCAAGAATAAAAACTAAAATAAGAGGTAGAAAAAAGATAGTTCTCATCTGTTTATCTGCTCCATTCCTCGTTTACGTTTTTCTATTAGAGTATCTATTCTTACAATTGCTTTGTTGATCTCTTGTACAGGTTCGATCATTAAATTGTCTGCATAACCGTAATACTCTTTTGCCTCTTTATAGTTCCCCTGTGCTTCTTTTATAACTCCCAAGTTATAAAAAGGTACATAACTTTTCTGGTTAGTAGAGTCTATAAGTTGTGTCAAAAGCTGCTCTGCTTTATCCATTCTTCCTTGCTCAATATACTCTAAAGAGACCTCTAAAAGTTTCTCTTCTCTATCAGTATATTCAATATCCGGTTCTTCTAAAAGTACCACGTTAAAACGTTTATAATGAGGTGTTAATTTATATGTAAACGAATTTGCTATCTCATTTGCCAATGACTGTCCAGACATCTCTCTAGAAGGTAATACTCTGGAGTCATCGCTACAATGTTTGTTCGTCATCGATCTTGTTAATGTATCTGCATAGATAATGTCGCCTTTTGTAACATCAATGATTCTCATATCGGCCGAGAGACTCGATACCCTTTTTGTACATCGAACATTATAATAAACAAGCTCTTTACACTTTAAATCTGCACATTTCACACGTTTCTCATAAAAACGGCTATCCTGAAGTGTCGGCGTACTTACTCTACCAGATATAATCGCCTGTGCTCCAATAATATTTCCTATTTTTACAGCATCTTTTGGATTTACCAAACCGCTGTTTTGCAGTTTTTGTTCTCTAATAATATCGTTAAAATCTTTTCGACTTACTATTGTAAAATATTTTTTTCTATCAAGTCTAAAACCTGCTAGTTTTGCTTCAACTTTATCAGACAACCCTACTCGGTCGTTTTCAAAATATGTTACCGTTACCTTTTTTGTTTGTGAAATTCTGTCAACTTCGGCAGGTTCTAATGCAGAGATGCCCACTTTTTGTGCACATCCACTAAAAAATATTGCGAGTAGTGCAACACCCCATAATGTTTTTTTCATATAAGCCCCTTTGTTGAATCATTTTAGTTAAAAATAGTTTAACCACATATTAATTTTTTCACTTCTGAGACATCTTTGAATTGATTTGTCTCTATCTTCTCAATTATCTCTTTATATCGCTTTTCATCTTCTAATACTAAAACGACATTCAGCTCTTTTAAGCTTTTGATCTGTGATATTTTTTCACATAAATGAGATTCTTTTTTTCCCTCTTTTTTATCTCGTTTAATCTTGATCTTTGCAACTAAAAATCCTGCTATAAAGGTTAAAAGATAATAAAGATACTCTATCTTGAAAGAAAACTTTTTCTCGTCTACTTCATCTAAAAGCTCACTTTTAGTAAAAGCAGCTTTTTTAACTGTGATCTCCAATTGCTCACTATTTAAGATTTTCACATTATGTTCGTTAATATCAAAGTATTCAAGGGAAACCTTTGGGATCACAAAATCGTTTTGGGATACAAAAGCAAATTTCTGACTCCATATGCCTTTGTACCCCTCTTTTGTAAGCTTTACCTCTAATTGAGGCTCCTCTGTAAATACTTTAACACCCTTTATCATAAACTCGTACGGCTTTATTTTATAAAGGTCACCCTCTCCTTGAACTATTATCTCTAAGTGATACGGCTCATAAGCTGTTAATTTTTGCTCACTTTGTTTCGTTTGCAAAGAGAAATTTCCTACAATTGTTTTGTTGACATCCTCCACATTAAGCTCAATAGCTTGTAGTTGTTCTTTTTTAATTGAATACTCTTCGTAAACAGCATTGTCACGCCCTAGAACAGTGTTTTCTATCGAGTCCTTGTTTGTTTTTTTCATTTTAGCTTCAAGATTAAGGGAGAACTTTCCACCTTTTTTTACATACAAGACAAATTCAAAACTATTTACCCTATGGTTATCAACGATATTTTCTTGTTCGCTTAAAAGCTTGATCGCATATTGTTCATTCTCTGTTACCGGATTAAACTCTATCACATACAACTCTGATTTATCGCTAAACACACATTCATACTTAAAATAAACCGCTTCATTGGTTACAACGTTTTTTTTATTCAGTTCCAAATTCCACGTATATGTACTTGCTTGCAAGACAGCACTTAACAGAAAAAAGAGTATAAGTACTCTACCAAGGTTTTTTTTCACTAACACCCCTTTTATTGATCAATTCATATTGTGTTGAACTCAGTTTAGATTTGGAAGTGCCCAAATCCATTTTTGCAAGGGAAGACTTTATCTTTTTACCTCCCCCTCCGGCACCGCTTGAAGAGGTTTCTATTTTCATATTTGAAGCACCTCCGCTTTGAGCATTTTGCGAATTTTTTCTCTCACTTGCAAGCTCTTTATTTTTTTTCGATTTTTGCATCCCCGTACTCATCTCGGTATTATCAGGGACACCCTTAATATGCTGAAGATTTTCATCAGCTTCTCTTGAATACTCCAATGCCAAAGACTTCAAATACTCCACTCTCGCCTTAGAAAACTGTTTTAAACGGACAAAACAATTTCCTTTATTGTAGTACACGATCGCTTTTATATCTGCTTTATTAGATCGTACCAGTGAAAAATCCCCTATTGCCTCTTCATATTTTCCAGCTTGATAGTTACTTATTCCTCGAGAAAAGGCGAGATAGTTTTCATTTTTTGCAAAATCTAAAACACTCGCTTGCATCTCAATACCAACAACTAATAAAAGAGGAAGGATATACTTTTTCAGTGTGGTATTCCCCACTAAAAACAGTATCAAAGCGACTGCTACAAAATAGTAATACAACTCTCTGTTTTGTACGATCGTATTTTCCTGCATAATGTTCTCATCTCTTTGATTACTCAACGCATCTTTGATAGCAGAGAGCTCTTTTGTATAGACACCGCCCGTTGCACTGCTTAAGGCCTCTATTTCACCGTTTTCACGACTAACTACGATCTCTCCGTTTTCATCTTGAAGCAATGAGCCATCCTTTGTTTTAAGGGTACCTCCAAAACTTGTAGCACTCATAAATAGATTTACTATTAAATTGTTCTCTTTGGCAAATTGTATCTCTTTTGTAAAATCTTTTTGATCCCCTCCGTCACTAAAGAGAACGACACTCACTTTTTTTGCACTTGAGATCTTTCTTGCAAGTTTTAATGCTGGTAGTATCGAGCTCCCTTTTGTAAGGATCATATTCTCATCTAGTGAGCTAAAAAGATGTAACAATAATTCGCTATCACCAGTTAGCGGTGAAAGGATAATAGCATTAGTGGTAAATCCCAGTACTCCGAAACGGCTTTTTTGCTCACTTTTTACTAGTTGCTCCAATTGTTGCTTTGCAAATTTCAGACGTGTCGGCTTGATATCATCCGAGTGCATAGAGTATGAAAGATCAATTCCTAAAACAACATCACTGAGCAACTCTTCTGATTTAATAGGTTTTTGTTCTATTACAGGACGAGCCAATGCTATTACCAGTAAAACAAAAGAGAGCAGATAACTAAGCATTCTAAAACTTGAAAACTTTAAATCATTTTTTACTAAAGCTGCAATAAGAAACAGTAAAAGCCAAAAATATTCAGGACTTAAAAAACTCATCGTTTACTCTCCCGAAATATCAAGTACAGAAGCAAAGCAATTGCGATCAGCAATACACTCTGATAAAGATAGTTTTTTATCTTGTACTGGCTAGATTTGATTTTTGACGATTCCAATGCATCGATCTCTTCATATATAGTTTGGAGTTCCGTAGCATTTTTAGCCGAGAAGAACTCCCCTCCGCTCTCCTGTGCTATATGTTTCATTAAAGCAGAATCAGCCTCTCCGATTGCTATAGTATATATCTTTATATTTTGCTCTATCGCAAGCGCCACCCCATCTTTTGGCGAGACTCTTCCGCTATTATGCTCCCCGTCACTTAAAAGGATAATCACTTTGTTTTTTGCTTTTGAATGTTTAAAGGCCCGAACACTTATAGCTATAGCTTCACCTATAGCTGTATTTTGTCCTGCCATCCCTTGTGTGAGATACTCTAACATCTCTACTACAACATTTTTCTCATAGGTAATAGGTGAAGCGATAAAAGCAAAATCTCCATAAAGCACTACCCCTACATTATCGTTAAGACGTTTTTTTATAAACTCTTTAGCAAGATACTTACTCAAATCAAATCTGCTTACATGCAAAGAGTCTTTAAACGCTTGATCGAACGCTTCGTCATCTTTTAAAAAGCCGCTTGCATTCATTGAACCGCTTCCATCAAGTGCCAAAACAATATCTTTTCCAAATCTGTTGTTGGGATTTGTTTTGTCCACCTGAATGGGTGAGGTTAAAGTTATAAGCAAAAGGATAAAGATAAGCACTTTTAAAATAGACTCAACTTTAAGATATCTTCTCCCTGAACTTAAAAGGTGCAGATGGACAAAGTATCTTTGTTTTATATGCTCTTTACATCTGTATAAACACCAAAGTATCGGTAACAATAAAAATATTAGATATGGATATTCAAAATCATAGTAATTCATTGGTGATATTTTAGCGAAAACAACCTTTTTTAAAAAAATTAATATTTTTTTCTAAAAACCCTTGACATATAATTTCATTTTGTCTATAATTCCAGCCTCTTAAATGAGAGAAACAAAATGTCTCGTTAGCTCAGCTGGTAGAGCACGTCACTTTTAATGATGTGGCCGATGGTTCGAATCCATCACGGGACACCATTTACTTAACATTTTGGCCCCATCGTCTAGCGGTTAGGATCCATGGTTTTCATCCATGTTACCGGAGTTCGAGTCTCCGTGGGGTCACCATCTTAATTACTTTTAATCATTTATAATATATACGGCATTTGGCCCCATCGTCTAGCGGTTAGGATCCATGGTTTTCATCCATGTTACCGGAGTTCGAGTCTCCGTGGGGTCACCATCTTCTTACTATTTTAAATCATAATCTATAGGTATTGTTAACGTCAGTTCTTCATCAGGTTTAGGCAGTTTTTTATTTAAGCTTTCTATCGTTTCTCTAGCGGCACGTGAGAGTATCTCATAATCACTATTTAAAACTTCAATATTAGAAATATCTCCTGTTGTTGAAAGTGTAAACTTTATCTTTACTATCCCCTCCAAACCTTGTTTTCTAGCACGTCTAGGATAGTATAGGTTTTCTTTTAATAATGAGACTATTTTATCCAGATGTAAAGAGATATAATCATCCTCTTTATTTATCACTTTTTTCTCTACAACAACTTCTGTTGTACAATGGGTATCTGGAAGCTCTTCTTGAACACTCTGAGTAGGTTGTGTAATGTTTTTATCTAGTTGAGCAACTACCGGGTTATTTTGAACCTCTTCGGTTTTTTCAGCCTCTTCTACTTTCTTAGGCTCTAGTATCTCTTTAACAACCTCTGTTTCTCTCTTTTGTTCTGTTTTCTTAACAACTTTTTCTACTTCTCTCGACTCTTTCTTTTTAACTGTTTTTTGAGCTGCCTCTTTTTTTTCAACAGGTGTTTCAACTTTTTTAATTGCTTTTACGGTATTTAAATTGATTTTTGTACTACAACATGCACAAGGATGTTCTGTTTGTTGAGATTGTGTAAGAGTTTTATAGGAGAAAAATAATACCACTGCCAATACTATATGTATCAACAGTGATATGAGAAAAGAGTTAGAATATCGCAAGAACTTTTAATTATATAGCACGTTTAAATTCAGGGTACGCTTCCACACCCACTTCTTGAACATCGAGTCCTTCAATTTGTGCCTCATCGTCAGCTCTGAATCTGACAATTTTATTGATAATAAATAAAACTATAAATGAAACAACAAAAACTATAACACCGACTTCCGCAACACCTTTTAATTGCTCAAGGAAAGATATTTTTTCAACAAACAATCCAACAGCCAAAGTTCCCCAGATTCCATTTACAAGGTGAACTGAAAGTGCACCAACTGGATCATCAAGTCTTAATCTATCAAACATTGGAACTGCAAATACAACTAATGCACCGCCGATTGCACCGATTAAAATAGGTGTATACATATCATAAAGATCCGGTCCTGCAGTTACTGCAACAAGTCCGCCAAGAGCACCATTTAAAATCATTGTAATATCTAAAAGTCTATATCTGATATACATAAGGATTCCGGCCATCAACGCACCTGCGAGTCCTGCTGTATTTGTATTCATAATTGTTTTTGCAACAGTATCAGCATTTTCAACACTTGAAATTGAACCTACACTTCCACCGTTAAATCCAAACCATCCGATCCAAAGCAGTAATGCACCAAGAACAACCAACGGAATATTTGATGCAGGAATAACTTTTATCTTCCCGTCTTTATATCTTCCTTTACGAGGTCCCATAATCATAATAGCAGCTAATAATGCCCAGCCACCTGTTGAGTGAATTACAGTAGAACCTGCCAAATCGTACATATTGATATCAAACATAGTATCTGCAAGGAAATCAGCTCCCCAAGAGATATTTACGATAAACGGATAAATGAAACCACCCATCACTACCGTAAAGA
Above is a window of Sulfurimonas marina DNA encoding:
- a CDS encoding AAA family ATPase; translation: MISKIEEVKKEVAKVVVGQEKMIDSLLIALLCEGHILIEGVPGLAKTTTVNALSKALGLDFKRAQFTPDLLPSDILGAEIYDPQNNQFKIKKGPIFTNLLLADEINRAPAKVQSALLEVMQEKQVTIGDTSFKLDLPFFVMATQNPVEQEGVYQLPEAQLDRFMLKLIVGYNTKEEELEIARRISAGNFETIEAVLNKDDIGEIKQAIKNIHVDEEVEKYMIELISATRNPEEYGLEEIKDFIQFGASPRVSIDMFKAVKAMAFMRGKDYVTPVDVAYIVKELMRHRIVLTYEAEADGVTTDEIIQKVLEIVPIP
- a CDS encoding CsgG/HfaB family protein is translated as MKKTLWGVALLAIFFSGCAQKVGISALEPAEVDRISQTKKVTVTYFENDRVGLSDKVEAKLAGFRLDRKKYFTIVSRKDFNDIIREQKLQNSGLVNPKDAVKIGNIIGAQAIISGRVSTPTLQDSRFYEKRVKCADLKCKELVYYNVRCTKRVSSLSADMRIIDVTKGDIIYADTLTRSMTNKHCSDDSRVLPSREMSGQSLANEIANSFTYKLTPHYKRFNVVLLEEPDIEYTDREEKLLEVSLEYIEQGRMDKAEQLLTQLIDSTNQKSYVPFYNLGVIKEAQGNYKEAKEYYGYADNLMIEPVQEINKAIVRIDTLIEKRKRGMEQINR
- a CDS encoding vWA domain-containing protein — encoded protein: MSFLSPEYFWLLLFLIAALVKNDLKFSSFRMLSYLLSFVLLVIALARPVIEQKPIKSEELLSDVVLGIDLSYSMHSDDIKPTRLKFAKQQLEQLVKSEQKSRFGVLGFTTNAIILSPLTGDSELLLHLFSSLDENMILTKGSSILPALKLARKISSAKKVSVVLFSDGGDQKDFTKEIQFAKENNLIVNLFMSATSFGGTLKTKDGSLLQDENGEIVVSRENGEIEALSSATGGVYTKELSAIKDALSNQRDENIMQENTIVQNRELYYYFVAVALILFLVGNTTLKKYILPLLLVVGIEMQASVLDFAKNENYLAFSRGISNYQAGKYEEAIGDFSLVRSNKADIKAIVYYNKGNCFVRLKQFSKARVEYLKSLALEYSREADENLQHIKGVPDNTEMSTGMQKSKKNKELASERKNSQNAQSGGASNMKIETSSSGAGGGGKKIKSSLAKMDLGTSKSKLSSTQYELINKRGVSEKKPW
- a CDS encoding energy transducer TonB; the encoded protein is MVLFFSYKTLTQSQQTEHPCACCSTKINLNTVKAIKKVETPVEKKEAAQKTVKKKESREVEKVVKKTEQKRETEVVKEILEPKKVEEAEKTEEVQNNPVVAQLDKNITQPTQSVQEELPDTHCTTEVVVEKKVINKEDDYISLHLDKIVSLLKENLYYPRRARKQGLEGIVKIKFTLSTTGDISNIEVLNSDYEILSRAARETIESLNKKLPKPDEELTLTIPIDYDLK
- a CDS encoding LPP20 family lipoprotein, with translation MRTIFFLPLILVFILGGCGATKEPKIVIKQELPGWYQNPPLSNSATLYAIGEGKNKEEAIANALNYMASTLSISISSSYNAKTTVREGSVSSHEGVYKSDISSDVKKIRISNYEVIQAKSLGFRKYAVLIKSDKQKLFSSLKHEIDQKVALVKANEKNLDDDALGKFLFYKKLNKELENLPHTLVVMKELNSRFDSEVYLQTLKSVDKKYRYYQSNISFSVVSNLANLKAPIAKALSKRNFKVNAASSKMHYKISINTSVTKANAYGFTLARAELRIVTSNYKGANVASNVFHLVGQSSQGYDVAIQDLVRQLNDKIQKDGLDKVLNINI
- a CDS encoding VWA domain-containing protein, whose amino-acid sequence is MNYYDFEYPYLIFLLLPILWCLYRCKEHIKQRYFVHLHLLSSGRRYLKVESILKVLIFILLLITLTSPIQVDKTNPNNRFGKDIVLALDGSGSMNASGFLKDDEAFDQAFKDSLHVSRFDLSKYLAKEFIKKRLNDNVGVVLYGDFAFIASPITYEKNVVVEMLEYLTQGMAGQNTAIGEAIAISVRAFKHSKAKNKVIILLSDGEHNSGRVSPKDGVALAIEQNIKIYTIAIGEADSALMKHIAQESGGEFFSAKNATELQTIYEEIDALESSKIKSSQYKIKNYLYQSVLLIAIALLLYLIFRESKR
- a CDS encoding BatD family protein, with protein sequence MKKNLGRVLILFFLLSAVLQASTYTWNLELNKKNVVTNEAVYFKYECVFSDKSELYVIEFNPVTENEQYAIKLLSEQENIVDNHRVNSFEFVLYVKKGGKFSLNLEAKMKKTNKDSIENTVLGRDNAVYEEYSIKKEQLQAIELNVEDVNKTIVGNFSLQTKQSEQKLTAYEPYHLEIIVQGEGDLYKIKPYEFMIKGVKVFTEEPQLEVKLTKEGYKGIWSQKFAFVSQNDFVIPKVSLEYFDINEHNVKILNSEQLEITVKKAAFTKSELLDEVDEKKFSFKIEYLYYLLTFIAGFLVAKIKIKRDKKEGKKESHLCEKISQIKSLKELNVVLVLEDEKRYKEIIEKIETNQFKDVSEVKKLICG
- a CDS encoding ammonium transporter; the protein is MSELDLKYVLDTFFALFSMVLIIFMVPGFAMLEAGLVRTKNVSSVLTVNTMIYAVASLMFLLIGYTVAFGSWENTSMSIWAAFLFQMAFVGKTVNIMSGGVSERVRIIPLMFFTVVMGGFIYPFIVNISWGADFLADTMFDINMYDLAGSTVIHSTGGWALLAAIMIMGPRKGRYKDGKIKVIPASNIPLVVLGALLLWIGWFGFNGGSVGSISSVENADTVAKTIMNTNTAGLAGALMAGILMYIRYRLLDITMILNGALGGLVAVTAGPDLYDMYTPILIGAIGGALVVFAVPMFDRLRLDDPVGALSVHLVNGIWGTLAVGLFVEKISFLEQLKGVAEVGVIVFVVSFIVLFIINKIVRFRADDEAQIEGLDVQEVGVEAYPEFKRAI